One window from the genome of Faecalibacterium sp. HTF-F encodes:
- the rpsT gene encoding 30S ribosomal protein S20, with protein MPNIKSQKDRVVQAVAEQAHNKAIKTNLKTVVKKADAAIDANAADKDATVLAAVSAIDKARAKGVIKKNTASRKISRMAKRANKNA; from the coding sequence ATGCCTAACATCAAATCTCAGAAGGACCGTGTCGTGCAGGCTGTTGCAGAGCAGGCTCACAACAAGGCCATTAAGACCAACCTGAAAACAGTCGTCAAGAAGGCAGACGCTGCCATCGATGCGAATGCCGCTGACAAGGACGCAACCGTCCTGGCTGCTGTTTCCGCGATCGACAAGGCTCGCGCTAAGGGTGTCATCAAGAAGAACACCGCCAGCCGCAAGATCAGCCGTATGGCAAAGCGTGCTAACAAGAACGCTTGA
- a CDS encoding peptidoglycan synthetase, which yields MKHRWTTLLWELWAAQAVCAAAALPPGSGFHTCPALVLPGLALAAAVPTAWAAWALFAEPPDPLPPERLLGPVSEFDLAALCDLEQPAAVP from the coding sequence ATGAAGCACCGCTGGACCACCCTTTTGTGGGAGCTGTGGGCCGCGCAGGCTGTCTGTGCGGCGGCAGCACTGCCGCCGGGCAGCGGGTTCCATACATGCCCGGCTCTGGTGCTGCCGGGGCTTGCCCTTGCGGCGGCGGTGCCCACGGCATGGGCTGCGTGGGCGCTGTTTGCCGAGCCGCCCGATCCCCTGCCGCCGGAGCGGCTTCTGGGGCCGGTGTCGGAGTTCGATCTTGCCGCCCTGTGCGATCTGGAACAGCCTGCCGCCGTGCCGTAA
- a CDS encoding SpoVA/SpoVAEb family sporulation membrane protein yields the protein MNYFWAFCVGGAICAAGQLLIDLTGLTPARILTGYVAAGVVLSAIGWYAPLAEFAGCGATVPLLGFGHLLAKGVRTALAEEGAMGILTGGLTAAAAGITTSLVCGVVCSWAGKSHDQN from the coding sequence ATGAATTATTTCTGGGCGTTCTGCGTGGGCGGGGCCATCTGCGCGGCGGGGCAGCTGCTCATCGACCTGACCGGCCTGACCCCGGCCCGCATCCTGACCGGATACGTGGCGGCGGGCGTTGTCCTTTCCGCTATCGGGTGGTATGCCCCGCTGGCCGAGTTCGCAGGCTGCGGTGCCACCGTGCCCCTGCTGGGCTTTGGGCATCTGCTGGCAAAGGGAGTCCGCACCGCTCTTGCCGAGGAGGGGGCCATGGGCATCCTCACCGGCGGGCTGACCGCTGCTGCGGCCGGCATCACCACCAGCCTTGTGTGCGGCGTGGTGTGCAGCTGGGCAGGGAAAAGCCATGACCAGAACTGA
- the gpr gene encoding GPR endopeptidase, giving the protein MRFTDMADELFGTAEGALPAGVRLATAKRGGVTVTRVEIAREGLSRPRGRYVTLEMPSVSVLDERDADVIETCAAELRALLPPEGPVLVLGVGSRRITADALGPRTVQKVLVTMGPQHALPVRGIRPVAAIAPGVSGSTGLTLCQLAGAMVEAVRPAALICVDSLCSTEGARLGRSIQFSDTGLHPAQADHARHLDAGMLGVPVVAAGIPTLMEAEEGADLVVTPRALDSVIAHGSALLAAAINRALQPRLSVAQLCWLTG; this is encoded by the coding sequence ATGCGCTTTACGGATATGGCCGATGAGCTGTTTGGCACGGCAGAGGGAGCCCTGCCCGCGGGGGTGCGGCTGGCAACGGCAAAACGCGGCGGCGTCACCGTTACACGGGTAGAGATCGCGCGGGAGGGGCTCAGCCGGCCCCGGGGACGGTATGTGACGCTGGAGATGCCCAGCGTCAGCGTGCTGGACGAGCGGGACGCCGACGTCATCGAGACCTGCGCGGCGGAGCTGCGGGCCCTGCTGCCGCCGGAGGGGCCGGTGCTGGTGCTGGGGGTGGGCAGCCGCCGCATCACGGCAGATGCGCTGGGCCCCCGCACGGTGCAGAAGGTGCTGGTCACGATGGGGCCGCAGCATGCGCTGCCGGTGCGCGGCATCCGGCCCGTGGCCGCCATTGCGCCGGGGGTGTCGGGCAGCACCGGGCTCACCCTGTGCCAGCTGGCCGGGGCAATGGTGGAAGCGGTGCGGCCTGCAGCCCTCATCTGTGTGGACAGCCTATGCAGCACCGAGGGTGCGCGTCTGGGCCGCAGCATCCAGTTTTCGGACACCGGGCTGCACCCGGCGCAGGCAGACCACGCAAGGCATCTGGACGCCGGGATGCTGGGCGTGCCGGTGGTCGCAGCGGGCATCCCCACCCTGATGGAAGCGGAGGAGGGGGCGGATCTTGTGGTGACGCCCCGGGCGCTGGACAGCGTCATTGCCCACGGCTCAGCTCTGCTGGCAGCAGCCATCAACCGGGCTCTGCAGCCCCGGCTGAGCGTGGCGCAGCTGTGCTGGCTGACCGGCTGA